One segment of Ignavibacteria bacterium DNA contains the following:
- a CDS encoding PDZ domain-containing protein produces the protein MKRILFVVVSVAAMGLLSAKDSADVVFLRDLLRREYIRELPDSILMRPTVDSILQGCDYYTFRHTAWHISGFDNHYGATTRNLGLEFSSDRRGPFVRYVAYASAAYDAGIAVLDRVLAVNGTDVTDCAGWEVLREIVECSDSVVTLTIRRGGRLATIPLRTGATRNTHVVDLIANGYAFIRIHAIGNITGDDVDRLLWNYSFMDIRRVILDLRGCRGGNYEQSVKIVRPFARMGDTISVAHYRTAPNALFVAIAKGYLRAKPLDVLVDRATASGGEVIALGLESNMLCTVFGERTHGKGIMQSTAHLPSGARIQYTRAYLTSAGNTCIDRVYGTSGLVPERPFEPDTLNRDTLAMVANALPDLAILRAIYPQPTQELVEQLRSYLPPFVRDVRSLYVVTCIWSDKGKLWWVAQHDRYIAEPKVIAKKGK, from the coding sequence ATGAAACGTATTCTGTTTGTTGTTGTGAGCGTTGCTGCTATGGGGCTTCTGTCCGCCAAGGACAGCGCCGATGTAGTGTTCCTGCGCGATCTGTTGCGTCGGGAGTATATCAGGGAGCTGCCGGATAGCATCCTCATGAGACCGACAGTGGACTCCATCCTACAGGGATGTGACTACTACACGTTTCGTCACACGGCATGGCATATCTCCGGGTTCGATAACCACTACGGTGCTACCACACGAAATCTTGGGTTGGAGTTTAGCTCTGATAGACGTGGTCCCTTTGTACGTTATGTAGCCTATGCGAGCGCGGCGTATGATGCGGGGATCGCTGTGCTTGACAGGGTGCTTGCTGTGAATGGCACTGATGTGACGGATTGTGCTGGATGGGAGGTGCTCCGCGAGATCGTTGAGTGCAGCGATAGCGTTGTGACGTTGACCATACGCAGGGGCGGACGTCTAGCTACCATACCGTTGCGCACTGGGGCAACTCGCAATACACATGTGGTGGATCTCATAGCCAATGGCTATGCATTCATTCGCATCCATGCGATCGGTAACATCACGGGCGATGATGTTGATCGATTACTCTGGAACTATTCCTTCATGGATATCCGACGAGTTATTCTAGACCTGCGCGGATGCCGTGGTGGGAACTACGAACAGTCGGTTAAAATCGTCAGACCATTTGCTCGCATGGGAGATACGATCTCCGTTGCACATTACCGCACTGCTCCGAACGCGCTGTTCGTTGCTATAGCAAAGGGATATCTGCGTGCAAAGCCCCTTGACGTGCTCGTGGACAGAGCCACCGCTTCCGGTGGAGAGGTGATCGCACTCGGACTGGAGAGCAATATGCTATGCACCGTGTTTGGCGAACGGACCCACGGAAAAGGGATCATGCAGTCAACCGCGCATCTACCATCCGGCGCGCGGATCCAATACACACGCGCCTACCTCACCAGCGCAGGCAATACGTGCATCGACCGCGTGTACGGTACAAGTGGACTTGTCCCCGAACGTCCCTTTGAACCCGATACCCTCAACCGCGATACACTAGCAATGGTAGCCAATGCGCTGCCCGATCTTGCCATACTCAGAGCCATCTATCCCCAACCAACGCAGGAATTGGTCGAGCAACTACGTAGCTATTTGCCACCCTTTGTGAGAGACGTTCGCAGTCTCTATGTTGTGACCTGCATATGGTCTGATAAGGGTAAGCTCTGGTGGGTAGCGCAACATGATCGCTACATCGCCGAGCCGAAAGTGATCGCAAAGAAGGGGAAGTAA
- a CDS encoding macro domain-containing protein: MNIIHGNIFATDCQTIVNTVNCDGFMGKGLALECRFLYPDAFTEYAAACTSGTVATGTIQSYRAGQNMLLNFPTKRQWHLPSKIEYLDAGLRTFVETYEGLGITSVAFPLLGTQNGGLDETRVLDLMARHLDQLPIRIEVYRHDPRLVAPYMESLILLINSIGHTEFGAQARVKAPLLRAISEAVESGAATCIADLLSLPKVGDRTIERLFATRARLASAIDQQSLFV, translated from the coding sequence ATGAACATCATCCATGGCAACATCTTCGCGACCGATTGTCAGACCATCGTCAACACAGTGAATTGTGACGGCTTCATGGGTAAGGGTCTCGCGCTCGAATGCAGGTTCCTCTATCCTGACGCATTCACGGAATATGCTGCAGCGTGCACGAGTGGCACGGTAGCGACCGGCACGATTCAATCATATCGAGCAGGGCAGAACATGCTTCTGAACTTCCCAACGAAGCGTCAGTGGCACCTTCCATCGAAGATCGAGTATCTCGATGCCGGACTCAGGACGTTTGTTGAGACATACGAAGGGCTTGGGATCACCTCTGTAGCATTCCCATTGTTGGGAACGCAGAATGGCGGACTGGATGAAACTCGGGTGCTTGATCTTATGGCAAGACATCTTGACCAGCTTCCGATCCGCATAGAAGTCTATCGCCACGACCCTCGGCTGGTAGCGCCCTATATGGAAAGTTTGATCCTCTTGATCAATAGCATCGGCCATACGGAATTCGGAGCACAAGCTCGGGTCAAGGCACCGCTGTTGCGAGCGATCTCAGAGGCGGTTGAGTCCGGTGCTGCTACATGTATTGCCGATCTCCTTTCGCTCCCCAAAGTCGGGGACCGGACCATCGAGCGTCTCTTTGCAACCAGAGCGCGTCTTGCAAGCGCAATCGACCAGCAGTCTCTCTTCGTCTAA
- a CDS encoding ion transporter codes for MLKSLHRSWRTISGLDAFTILLVALTAVYLGIEASISSGRYANVLRSFDWLLLLMLVIEFTWRTLSEGPPWKQINNRFRGLSIVGKARQLVPLQQEKVPSVGFVHSTMYVIDLIVIPLYLATLLDSVTLDMHELTLIRMLRLLVVVRVIDVSPLRDFVTTVLHSLKSVMYALIVMGIHFYIYAVAGTFLFRKADPQAFGDLPTACITLMHVNGGEGFTSILTELNKYGGIYGTIGTAYFNSYVFIGVILLVGIVTAMITNDVWDHRNKANHDARNRFLRASYRHRKRR; via the coding sequence ATGTTGAAATCACTTCATAGGTCTTGGCGTACTATCTCTGGCCTGGATGCCTTCACAATTCTTCTCGTTGCACTAACCGCTGTTTACCTCGGAATTGAGGCCTCGATCTCTAGTGGACGCTACGCTAATGTCCTTAGGTCTTTCGATTGGCTGTTGCTCTTGATGCTTGTGATTGAATTCACCTGGAGAACACTTTCCGAGGGCCCACCATGGAAACAAATCAACAATCGTTTTCGAGGTCTTTCAATCGTAGGAAAGGCTAGGCAACTTGTTCCTCTGCAACAAGAGAAGGTTCCTTCTGTCGGCTTTGTCCATTCTACTATGTATGTCATCGATCTCATTGTTATCCCGCTGTATTTAGCCACCTTACTCGATTCTGTAACCCTAGACATGCACGAGCTAACACTCATTCGCATGTTGCGCCTATTGGTTGTTGTGCGTGTCATCGACGTATCGCCGTTGCGAGACTTTGTTACAACGGTCCTACATTCCCTAAAGTCGGTGATGTATGCCTTAATTGTAATGGGTATCCACTTCTACATCTATGCAGTTGCAGGGACCTTTTTGTTTCGGAAGGCTGATCCGCAAGCCTTTGGCGACCTTCCGACGGCCTGCATTACTCTAATGCATGTCAACGGAGGCGAAGGTTTCACTTCGATTTTGACCGAACTGAATAAATACGGTGGCATCTATGGGACGATCGGAACAGCGTACTTCAACTCCTACGTTTTTATTGGAGTGATTCTCCTGGTCGGGATCGTAACTGCTATGATCACGAATGATGTTTGGGATCATCGCAACAAGGCTAATCACGATGCTCGCAACAGATTTCTAAGAGCAAGTTATCGCCATCGCAAGCGTCGATAA
- a CDS encoding DUF4433 domain-containing protein has protein sequence MQTLDTRIKGTYHITDVSNLASILNQGLQSHAEAYKCGLVKKDISEPTVNARRGKFRFSDGRSLHDYAVLYFNPLNPMLYMRKAMQKRLVILEFSTEIFRHHGIKVTDGNAADGATQVLEPAQLDLVDFDTVFAQYWTDHTDGKRKRCAEVLYPSVLPSAFITAICVASAELAKWICDHIEPRFHSLVQVRQEVFFS, from the coding sequence ATGCAAACGCTGGACACACGCATCAAGGGCACCTACCACATAACCGACGTATCAAATCTCGCATCGATACTCAACCAGGGACTTCAGTCACATGCGGAAGCATACAAGTGCGGGCTCGTCAAGAAGGACATCTCCGAGCCAACGGTCAATGCGCGCCGGGGCAAGTTTCGGTTCTCCGATGGAAGATCCCTTCACGACTATGCTGTTTTGTACTTCAACCCGCTCAATCCAATGCTCTATATGCGCAAGGCTATGCAGAAGCGTCTCGTGATCCTTGAGTTCTCCACTGAGATCTTCCGTCATCATGGCATCAAGGTGACAGACGGGAACGCAGCGGATGGCGCTACACAAGTTCTAGAACCGGCACAACTCGACCTCGTGGACTTTGATACCGTGTTCGCACAGTACTGGACCGACCACACCGATGGGAAGCGCAAGCGTTGTGCAGAAGTTCTCTATCCGAGCGTACTTCCATCAGCGTTCATAACCGCAATTTGTGTTGCGTCCGCTGAGCTAGCCAAATGGATCTGCGATCACATTGAACCACGTTTTCACTCACTAGTTCAAGTGCGTCAGGAGGTATTCTTTTCATGA
- a CDS encoding WYL domain-containing protein: protein MSNQVRRVIKILSWLAAGNAMTTHEIMNRLRAEDEEYAEVTLRTIQRDINDIEGSGIALMSRNDTGQKQYYLQRNARIIQTLSHTENSALAEHMLRAAFPQLRNVDLQHPTASAGASQDIIATITIGQHLEPVNGEFIDKLIEAITNGTWLRIQYGIPRKDLVVHPQRFIPYIGRVYLAAWDPEHQTYLSLSIDRISQITEEKYNGAPAPSFSIEEFMKNRFGLWVGEPQTIVVRVSAELANNFSMRQWHPSQQMTLLPDTGELRITMQAGLSYELISWVMHWTPHIIVEEPAELIAEVRRLHEEGLGK, encoded by the coding sequence ATGTCTAATCAAGTTCGGCGCGTTATCAAGATCCTTTCATGGCTTGCTGCTGGCAACGCGATGACCACGCACGAGATCATGAACAGGCTGCGCGCTGAGGATGAGGAGTATGCTGAAGTAACACTGCGTACAATTCAGCGCGATATCAACGACATCGAAGGTTCCGGCATAGCGCTCATGTCACGCAATGACACCGGCCAGAAACAATACTATCTACAGCGAAATGCAAGAATCATTCAAACTCTTTCGCACACCGAGAATTCAGCACTTGCAGAACACATGCTGCGTGCGGCCTTTCCTCAACTCCGCAATGTAGACCTCCAACACCCTACAGCAAGTGCGGGAGCTTCCCAAGACATCATCGCGACCATTACTATAGGTCAGCACTTAGAGCCAGTGAACGGCGAGTTCATCGACAAGCTCATCGAAGCCATCACCAACGGCACATGGTTGCGCATTCAGTATGGGATTCCGCGCAAGGATCTCGTCGTTCATCCGCAGCGGTTCATACCTTATATCGGTCGGGTCTACCTTGCCGCCTGGGATCCAGAGCACCAGACCTATCTTTCACTTTCCATCGATCGCATCTCACAGATCACCGAAGAGAAGTACAACGGCGCACCGGCCCCTTCCTTCTCCATCGAGGAGTTCATGAAGAACCGTTTCGGTTTGTGGGTAGGCGAACCTCAGACAATCGTTGTCCGCGTTTCGGCCGAGCTTGCCAACAACTTCAGCATGCGACAATGGCATCCCAGCCAACAGATGACCCTGCTCCCCGACACCGGCGAACTCCGCATCACCATGCAAGCCGGCCTCTCCTACGAACTCATCTCATGGGTCATGCACTGGACGCCGCATATCATTGTCGAGGAACCGGCAGAACTGATCGCCGAGGTGCGGAGGCTGCATGAGGAGGGGTTGGGGAAGTAG
- a CDS encoding DUF2075 domain-containing protein has protein sequence MIVYLETTKTFLEDVFTNRIDEIIKAAVKAKIGINVSRSELLSWKNSLECMQRVMADSKLPSNAGIAIEYSIPNTSKRIDFIVSGYNSANERTIVIVELKQWSEVQGTAKDAIVSTYLGGAEREVAHPSYQAWSYAALLEDYNEAVRREPISLKPCAYLHNCDRPEVILSKHYKPYIDDAPAFLRDDAQKLRDFIRKHVRKGDSGEALYVLSKGKIVPSKGLVDHLSSLIKGNAEFNLIDEQKVVYEAALDAAAPLNGARKRKKKVVIVNGGPGTGKSVVAINLLVATTTKRQVSKYVTKNGAPRAVYQALLTGSMTKSRISNMFVGSGGFTNVEENTFDTLIVDEAHRLNEKSGLYSNLGENQIKEIIHSAKTSVFFLDEDQRIHWLDIGSREEIIHWAREHRADIIEMKLESQFRCAGSDGYIAWLDNLLQIRPNANVSKSDSRYTFEVANGALDLRTRIVALNKKNNSARMVAGYCWDWKSKKEASKFDIVLDDGLFKAKWNLSKEGSLWIMSKTSVSEVGCIHTCQGLELDHIGVIIGPDLVVRNGKIITDATKRSSNDNSMRGYKSLFKQDPKAAIKKADLLIKNTYRTLMSRGRISCTVYSEDEETREWLTSSH, from the coding sequence ATGATCGTCTATCTCGAAACAACAAAAACCTTCCTCGAAGACGTTTTCACAAACCGCATTGATGAGATCATCAAGGCGGCTGTGAAGGCTAAGATCGGTATCAATGTAAGCCGAAGTGAGTTGTTGTCATGGAAGAACTCGCTGGAGTGTATGCAACGTGTGATGGCTGATAGTAAGCTCCCTTCTAATGCCGGTATAGCTATCGAATACTCGATTCCTAATACAAGCAAAAGGATCGACTTCATTGTAAGCGGCTACAACTCAGCTAATGAGCGCACGATCGTGATCGTAGAGCTCAAGCAGTGGAGTGAGGTGCAAGGGACAGCTAAGGATGCAATCGTTTCCACCTATCTCGGCGGAGCGGAACGTGAGGTAGCCCACCCATCGTATCAGGCATGGTCCTACGCAGCACTGCTTGAGGATTACAATGAGGCTGTTCGTAGAGAGCCCATCAGTCTGAAGCCTTGTGCCTATCTACACAATTGTGATCGGCCGGAAGTCATCCTCTCAAAACACTACAAGCCATATATCGACGATGCGCCGGCATTTCTACGCGATGATGCGCAGAAACTCAGAGACTTCATTAGGAAGCACGTCAGGAAGGGCGATAGTGGGGAGGCGTTATATGTGCTTTCCAAAGGAAAGATCGTCCCGTCTAAGGGGCTCGTGGACCATTTATCATCCTTGATAAAGGGGAACGCAGAGTTCAATCTTATCGATGAACAGAAGGTAGTCTACGAGGCGGCTCTCGATGCGGCTGCTCCGCTGAATGGTGCACGAAAGCGAAAGAAGAAGGTAGTGATCGTTAATGGTGGTCCCGGAACTGGGAAGTCAGTAGTCGCGATCAACCTACTAGTGGCAACAACCACAAAGAGGCAGGTCAGCAAGTACGTCACAAAGAATGGCGCACCGCGTGCCGTGTACCAAGCCTTGCTAACCGGATCGATGACGAAGAGTCGGATCTCGAATATGTTCGTAGGTTCTGGTGGGTTTACCAACGTTGAGGAGAATACGTTTGATACCTTGATCGTGGACGAAGCCCATCGACTCAATGAGAAGTCTGGTCTCTATAGCAACCTCGGTGAGAACCAGATCAAGGAGATCATTCATAGCGCTAAGACCTCGGTCTTCTTCTTAGATGAGGACCAACGCATTCATTGGCTGGACATTGGGTCGCGTGAGGAGATCATTCATTGGGCGCGTGAACATCGAGCTGATATCATCGAGATGAAGCTCGAATCGCAATTCCGATGTGCAGGTTCCGATGGGTATATAGCATGGCTTGACAATCTGCTTCAGATCAGGCCGAATGCCAATGTCTCTAAAAGTGATTCTCGATACACGTTTGAAGTAGCTAACGGTGCTCTTGACCTACGAACAAGAATCGTTGCACTGAATAAGAAGAATAATTCAGCTCGCATGGTTGCGGGGTACTGTTGGGATTGGAAGAGCAAGAAGGAGGCAAGCAAATTCGACATTGTGCTCGATGATGGGTTGTTCAAGGCTAAGTGGAACCTATCCAAGGAGGGGAGTCTGTGGATCATGTCAAAGACCTCCGTCTCTGAGGTTGGGTGTATCCATACGTGTCAAGGCCTTGAACTAGACCACATCGGAGTCATAATTGGACCGGACCTCGTTGTTCGAAACGGGAAGATCATTACGGACGCCACGAAGCGTTCATCAAATGACAATTCCATGCGGGGGTACAAGTCGCTCTTTAAGCAAGACCCAAAGGCAGCAATAAAAAAGGCTGATCTCCTTATCAAGAACACCTACCGTACGCTAATGTCGCGTGGACGCATCAGCTGCACGGTGTATTCCGAGGACGAGGAGACGAGGGAGTGGTTGACGTCTTCGCATTGA
- a CDS encoding DEAD/DEAH box helicase family protein yields the protein MKPKSLIINSPYSVPTRHWVDDGVRFNLVEGRRPASYEIFDPVKGTRRSEELVLVNQIRERVDEWRAQGYPNVTTVTRELLEHWNDRSHRLYPFYYCQLEAVETLIWWVEGPANAKQGINIPGDGGPFDRICNKMATGSGKTTLMGMIITWQALNAMMFPRETKRFSKAIFIVAPGITVRDRLQVLMPGDERNVYDEFVLCPTAAMRQKLNGAVILNENWHSLMPLKQSERSVVKKGQESDKAFVRRVLGPLAAHKDIIVINDEAHHAYRFAQDDKSMKKAASEAGIDVEESTKWIEGLDRIHGQLRINRCFDLTATPFVPSGKKAQDQALFSWIVSDFGLNDAIEAGLVKTPRVVVRDGVIPDTKTLKPKLYHLYREPEVGEDLNRRGALPHEALPLLVQQAYALLAHDWREAKKAWKSAGQNVPPVMLTVCNRTETAARIEHYLNSGDALIPELTSPHQTLRVDSRVLEKAEIGESASTDKDYEQRLKNIIEATDIPIDAKERLLGMKKEELLRELVDTVGRQRKAGQDLQSVISVAMLSEGWDAKNVTHIMGLRAFSSQLLCEQVIGRGLRRVSYEIDEETGFFKPEYVNVFGVPLTIFERESEGGDAPPPPKESHQIESLNDRAEFEIVWPNVLRVEHVVRPELVVMWDDVEPLIIDPSKVVVRAELAPALGGAEDFSRVTSVDLARIPDDFRFQTLVFKAAKKAWLEMDGVFAGRPEYLLIQLVRLAEQFLTSEKVRVLGPAGEDPVRRRILIGQSMDRVVQHLVRYINAQNVETLECVFDDQNPRGSTANMRTWWTTRPTRKTEKCHANKVVTDGAWESFVANHLDVSPNVNAWIKNDHLNFHITYLWNGSRRRYIPDFLVRLSSGETLIMEIKGEPTDESKAKKAALDLWVQAVNSAGGWGTWRSVEVRDMAEVERVV from the coding sequence GTGAAACCTAAATCCTTGATCATTAACTCGCCGTACTCCGTCCCCACACGACATTGGGTTGACGATGGTGTACGATTCAACCTCGTTGAGGGTAGACGGCCTGCGAGTTATGAGATCTTTGACCCAGTTAAGGGAACCCGGCGGTCAGAAGAGCTTGTACTTGTGAATCAGATCCGTGAGCGGGTGGATGAATGGAGAGCGCAAGGGTATCCGAACGTGACAACGGTGACGCGGGAGTTGCTGGAGCACTGGAATGATCGTTCACATCGACTTTACCCGTTCTACTATTGCCAGCTCGAAGCGGTTGAAACTCTGATATGGTGGGTGGAAGGTCCAGCAAATGCCAAACAAGGGATCAACATCCCAGGTGATGGCGGACCGTTCGATCGCATCTGTAATAAGATGGCCACGGGGTCGGGCAAGACCACACTCATGGGCATGATCATCACCTGGCAAGCGCTCAATGCCATGATGTTCCCGCGCGAAACGAAGAGGTTCTCCAAGGCCATCTTCATCGTTGCGCCTGGGATCACCGTGCGTGACCGACTTCAAGTTCTTATGCCCGGCGATGAACGGAACGTTTACGATGAGTTCGTTCTTTGTCCTACTGCAGCCATGCGTCAGAAACTCAACGGCGCTGTGATCCTCAATGAGAATTGGCATTCATTGATGCCACTCAAACAGTCTGAGAGATCCGTTGTTAAGAAGGGGCAGGAGAGTGATAAGGCATTTGTACGGCGAGTGCTTGGCCCCCTTGCAGCTCATAAGGACATCATTGTCATCAACGATGAGGCGCACCATGCATACCGGTTTGCGCAGGATGACAAGTCGATGAAGAAGGCAGCATCGGAGGCGGGGATCGATGTGGAAGAATCAACGAAGTGGATTGAAGGACTCGACCGTATCCACGGTCAACTCCGTATCAATCGTTGTTTCGATCTCACAGCCACGCCATTCGTTCCGTCGGGCAAGAAGGCCCAAGACCAGGCGCTCTTCTCATGGATCGTGTCTGACTTTGGTTTGAATGATGCCATCGAGGCCGGACTTGTGAAGACCCCACGCGTTGTCGTGCGTGATGGTGTGATCCCCGATACGAAGACCCTAAAACCCAAGCTCTATCATCTCTATCGAGAGCCTGAGGTTGGCGAAGACCTCAACCGTAGAGGAGCACTCCCACACGAGGCATTGCCGTTGTTGGTGCAGCAGGCCTATGCCCTGCTTGCACATGATTGGCGAGAGGCAAAGAAGGCGTGGAAGAGTGCCGGACAGAATGTGCCGCCGGTGATGCTTACGGTGTGCAATCGCACAGAGACCGCAGCTCGCATCGAGCACTATCTGAATTCAGGAGATGCACTCATTCCTGAACTCACATCGCCGCATCAAACGTTGCGTGTAGATAGCAGGGTACTTGAAAAGGCCGAGATCGGTGAATCGGCTTCGACTGACAAAGACTACGAACAGCGACTCAAGAATATCATTGAGGCAACGGACATTCCTATCGATGCTAAGGAGCGACTCCTTGGAATGAAGAAGGAAGAGTTGTTGCGTGAACTCGTGGATACAGTTGGACGTCAGCGCAAGGCTGGGCAAGACCTACAAAGTGTTATCTCCGTAGCAATGCTGAGTGAGGGATGGGATGCAAAGAACGTAACCCACATCATGGGTCTGCGAGCTTTCTCCAGTCAGCTCCTGTGCGAACAAGTGATCGGCAGAGGTTTGCGTCGTGTGTCATACGAGATCGACGAAGAAACCGGATTCTTTAAGCCAGAATACGTTAACGTGTTCGGTGTACCACTCACCATTTTTGAGCGAGAGAGTGAAGGGGGCGATGCACCACCGCCACCCAAGGAATCGCACCAGATAGAGTCGCTCAACGACCGCGCAGAATTCGAGATCGTTTGGCCGAACGTTTTACGTGTGGAGCACGTGGTACGTCCGGAACTTGTTGTGATGTGGGATGATGTAGAGCCCCTTATCATCGATCCATCAAAGGTGGTTGTGCGGGCAGAGCTTGCACCTGCCCTTGGAGGTGCTGAGGACTTCTCGCGAGTGACCAGTGTAGATCTTGCGAGGATTCCGGATGACTTCCGGTTCCAGACACTCGTTTTCAAGGCAGCCAAGAAGGCTTGGCTTGAGATGGACGGAGTATTTGCTGGTCGGCCAGAGTACCTTTTGATTCAGCTTGTGCGATTAGCCGAACAATTCCTTACCAGCGAGAAGGTACGAGTGTTAGGTCCCGCAGGTGAGGACCCCGTGCGACGTCGCATCCTCATTGGACAAAGCATGGACCGCGTGGTGCAGCATCTTGTTCGGTACATCAACGCGCAGAATGTTGAGACACTTGAGTGTGTGTTTGACGATCAGAATCCGCGCGGATCAACGGCGAACATGCGTACATGGTGGACCACACGTCCAACGCGAAAGACTGAGAAGTGTCACGCAAACAAAGTTGTCACCGACGGCGCTTGGGAATCCTTCGTCGCCAACCACCTCGACGTATCACCCAACGTAAACGCCTGGATCAAGAACGACCATCTCAACTTCCACATCACCTATCTCTGGAATGGGTCGCGCAGAAGGTACATCCCAGACTTCCTTGTCCGTCTCTCTTCCGGCGAAACCCTTATCATGGAAATCAAGGGCGAACCAACCGACGAAAGCAAGGCCAAGAAAGCTGCCCTCGATCTCTGGGTACAGGCCGTGAATTCCGCCGGTGGCTGGGGAACGTGGAGATCCGTGGAGGTTCGAGACATGGCAGAGGTTGAAAGGGTGGTGTAA
- a CDS encoding pentapeptide repeat-containing protein has protein sequence MDTHATDPTEFITKWHHVLGYGSTEPDILVVRTPPLQEIVSIRGDVELFDLDYLSSREPAGLRDLRFDMWLPLDGAGIQHLDRFGDGTGLVGTWSYVADVEDLVLSAMPNVSRVMLRRHCIGRKIVAGPRHVPRVTFLNPHAIGRADESSSDRGPVVRTHDLSRLLRHVRARAEQRSIRIIVDETDDVMMSPLWKMFRDMFQQIGVEVGFDGLLHAIVGNESSDADMFATEHRGANYARRDFSNADLGRADLSGAVLRGCSFVNADLTNANISGADLTDAVFTGAEMTGIMADERTLITGGISGLQAFSLKRNPVSSELQAIIHGTTAQALLNSENFPV, from the coding sequence ATGGATACGCACGCAACTGACCCAACGGAGTTCATCACGAAGTGGCATCATGTGCTTGGATATGGTTCTACGGAGCCGGATATCCTTGTGGTGCGAACGCCGCCGTTGCAGGAGATCGTGTCGATCAGGGGAGATGTTGAGCTCTTTGATCTGGACTACCTCAGTTCCCGGGAACCGGCGGGTCTGCGTGACCTTCGATTCGACATGTGGTTGCCGTTGGATGGTGCCGGTATACAGCATCTCGATCGCTTCGGGGATGGGACGGGGCTTGTTGGCACGTGGTCGTATGTGGCTGATGTTGAAGATCTGGTTCTTTCTGCCATGCCGAACGTGAGTAGGGTGATGCTGAGACGTCACTGTATTGGACGGAAGATCGTTGCCGGACCACGTCACGTACCACGAGTGACATTTCTCAATCCGCATGCGATCGGCAGAGCTGATGAATCAAGCAGTGACCGTGGACCGGTTGTGCGCACCCACGATCTTTCCCGACTGCTCAGACATGTTCGTGCCCGCGCCGAGCAGCGCTCCATTCGCATCATCGTGGATGAAACGGATGATGTGATGATGAGCCCCCTCTGGAAGATGTTCCGTGATATGTTCCAACAGATCGGCGTGGAGGTTGGGTTCGACGGTTTGTTACATGCGATCGTAGGAAATGAATCGTCCGACGCGGACATGTTCGCAACAGAACACCGAGGAGCGAACTATGCCCGCCGCGACTTCAGCAATGCGGATCTGGGGAGAGCAGATCTGAGCGGTGCCGTTCTGCGCGGCTGCTCCTTTGTGAATGCAGACCTGACGAATGCCAACATCAGTGGCGCTGACCTCACGGATGCGGTGTTTACCGGTGCGGAAATGACGGGCATCATGGCGGATGAAAGGACGCTGATCACGGGCGGCATCTCCGGACTTCAAGCGTTTTCCTTGAAGAGAAATCCCGTGAGCAGCGAGTTGCAAGCCATTATCCATGGTACAACAGCCCAAGCTCTTTTGAACTCGGAGAATTTTCCGGTCTAA
- a CDS encoding pentapeptide repeat-containing protein, which yields MNTTHHTKGNDMSAPMILPSITDSAFPVWILTMTFDGVVLRNMAVGRVKYQRCTFCGCDFTDSLHNTVRYEGADLRNTRWVGVTLIDCEFANCDLRGASFDPLQIDVRSKHSLLNDGNILDEDVRFYLTILGTVEDDTEDFLE from the coding sequence ATGAACACTACACACCATACAAAGGGGAATGATATGTCCGCTCCGATGATCCTGCCTAGCATCACAGACAGCGCGTTCCCGGTCTGGATCCTTACGATGACCTTTGATGGCGTTGTTCTCCGCAACATGGCTGTTGGACGTGTGAAGTATCAGCGCTGCACCTTTTGTGGGTGCGACTTCACCGACTCCCTCCACAACACCGTCAGGTATGAGGGGGCTGATCTCCGCAACACCCGTTGGGTTGGCGTCACCCTCATCGATTGCGAGTTCGCAAACTGCGACCTGCGTGGTGCATCCTTCGATCCACTGCAGATCGATGTCCGGTCCAAGCATTCACTCCTGAACGACGGCAATATCCTGGATGAAGACGTCCGCTTCTACCTCACCATCCTCGGCACCGTCGAAGATGACACCGAGGACTTCTTGGAATGA